A section of the Luteolibacter flavescens genome encodes:
- a CDS encoding PEP-CTERM sorting domain-containing protein: MKSLGTHPMKTALATGLLATVLSTGAASAVTLISSTVNNGSFESVDGVVNTSYIEKVTQFDGAAAGEVDNWTIWSSVATNFNNSGTEVWSPAPAAPVGPDGIRFAFLQPGNAIYNLTSHTIQAGDMLSFSWDHIRGRNLSHTVTLVYFDGTNVLPVPATEVFATASSQSYSGTFTIPAGSLAIGHTLGLGIVNTSDNWVEVDNFKLDTIPEPSVALLGALGLLGFSRRRRSC; this comes from the coding sequence ATGAAATCCCTCGGGACCCACCCAATGAAGACCGCCCTCGCCACCGGCCTGCTCGCCACTGTCCTGTCCACCGGAGCCGCCAGCGCGGTCACCCTCATCTCGTCCACCGTGAACAACGGCAGCTTCGAGTCCGTCGATGGCGTCGTGAACACGAGCTACATCGAGAAGGTGACGCAATTCGACGGAGCCGCTGCCGGTGAAGTGGACAACTGGACCATCTGGAGCTCGGTCGCGACCAACTTCAACAACAGCGGCACCGAGGTCTGGTCGCCCGCGCCTGCTGCCCCGGTCGGCCCGGACGGCATCCGCTTCGCCTTCCTCCAGCCGGGGAATGCCATCTACAATCTCACGTCCCACACCATCCAGGCGGGCGATATGCTCAGCTTCTCCTGGGACCACATCCGCGGGCGGAACCTGAGCCACACGGTCACGCTGGTTTACTTCGACGGTACGAATGTGCTGCCGGTGCCGGCCACCGAGGTCTTTGCCACCGCGTCCAGCCAGAGCTACAGCGGCACCTTCACCATTCCGGCGGGCAGTTTGGCCATCGGTCACACGCTGGGCCTCGGCATCGTGAACACCAGCGACAACTGGGTGGAAGTGGACAACTTCAAGCTGGATACCATTCCGGAGCCATCCGTGGCACTGCTCGGCGCACTGGGCCTGCTGGGCTTCTCGCGCCGCCGCCGCTCCTGCTGA
- a CDS encoding AAA family ATPase: protein MIASAPTESAAGEELAQFMTTSVERLRAELAKAIIGQKSVVEDVLLALFCGEHALLTGVPGLAKTLLVRSLAESVHLSFNRIQFTPDLMPTDITGTDIIQEDLSSGRREKLFLKGPVFCNLLLADEINRTPPRTQAAMLQTMQERQVTVGGVTYELQRPFHVFATQNPIEQEGTYPLPEAAADRFMLSIEIGYPTVEEEMQVVTETTGVRQAALNPVISGEELLRIQKGVRAMPVSQDVVNYAVRLVAATRSGTPNCPKSMEDLLRWGAGPRASQYLILAAKGRAAMLGRPCADFDGVRSVARQVLGHRILPSFKARTQGITSADLVTRLLESVGEKA, encoded by the coding sequence ATGATCGCATCCGCCCCGACCGAATCCGCCGCCGGTGAAGAGCTGGCCCAATTCATGACCACCAGCGTGGAGCGCCTGCGCGCCGAACTCGCGAAGGCGATCATCGGCCAGAAGTCCGTGGTGGAGGATGTGCTGCTGGCTCTCTTCTGCGGCGAGCACGCGCTGCTGACCGGTGTTCCCGGCCTGGCGAAGACGCTGCTGGTGCGCAGCCTCGCGGAGTCGGTGCATCTTTCCTTCAACCGCATCCAGTTCACGCCGGACCTGATGCCGACGGACATCACCGGCACGGACATCATCCAGGAGGACCTCTCCTCCGGACGGCGCGAGAAGCTTTTCCTGAAGGGCCCCGTCTTCTGCAACCTGCTGCTCGCGGACGAAATCAACCGCACCCCGCCGCGTACGCAGGCCGCGATGCTCCAGACGATGCAGGAGCGCCAGGTGACGGTGGGCGGCGTGACCTACGAGTTGCAGCGTCCCTTCCACGTCTTCGCCACGCAGAATCCCATCGAGCAGGAAGGCACCTACCCGCTGCCCGAGGCGGCGGCGGACCGCTTCATGCTCTCCATCGAGATCGGCTACCCGACCGTGGAGGAGGAGATGCAGGTGGTGACGGAAACCACCGGCGTGCGCCAGGCCGCGCTGAATCCGGTGATCTCTGGCGAGGAGCTGCTGCGCATCCAGAAGGGCGTGCGCGCGATGCCGGTGTCGCAGGACGTGGTGAACTACGCCGTGCGACTCGTGGCTGCCACGCGCTCCGGCACGCCGAATTGCCCGAAGTCCATGGAAGACCTGCTCCGCTGGGGCGCGGGACCGCGTGCCTCGCAGTATCTCATCCTCGCTGCAAAGGGCCGCGCCGCGATGCTGGGTCGCCCGTGCGCGGACTTCGATGGCGTGCGCTCCGTGGCCCGCCAGGTGCTCGGCCACCGCATCCTGCCGAGCTTCAAGGCACGCACGCAGGGTATCACGAGCGCTGATCTGGTCACGCGCCTGCTCGAGTCCGTTGGCGAAAAGGCCTGA
- a CDS encoding DUF58 domain-containing protein, whose protein sequence is MADAAIHLDESLLDSIQDLSLTARHLVNGFLQGQHRSALRGVSQEFMAYRPYLPGDALKDVDWNVWARSDHYFIRQFRHESNFRGYLVLDASKSMDFGDGTRNKFTYGRLLAACLASLMLAQMDAPGLAVLGLEGGVKWLPPSTRADHLDQLFHQLGTTRADGRTAGLGDISSMAEDLRRRSLAVWITDGFFDPEEGRDLLTQLRLREMDVLVFHLMHREEMEPQYDGEVLLTDSETGEEMIVDGAQLRRDYAPRLAAFLQEIEGLCTGLEAHYCRIITDEPLDEALHRYLALREQL, encoded by the coding sequence ATGGCTGACGCCGCTATCCATCTCGACGAGTCGCTGCTGGACTCGATCCAAGACCTGTCGCTGACCGCGCGACATCTGGTCAATGGCTTCCTGCAAGGGCAGCACCGCAGCGCCTTGCGCGGGGTGAGCCAGGAATTCATGGCCTACCGTCCCTACCTCCCCGGCGACGCGCTGAAGGACGTGGACTGGAACGTGTGGGCGCGCAGCGATCACTACTTCATCCGGCAATTCCGCCATGAGTCGAATTTCCGCGGCTACCTCGTGCTCGACGCGAGCAAGTCGATGGACTTCGGCGACGGCACGCGGAACAAGTTCACCTACGGTCGCCTGCTCGCGGCATGCCTGGCCTCGCTGATGCTGGCGCAGATGGATGCGCCGGGCCTGGCGGTGCTCGGCCTGGAGGGCGGCGTGAAGTGGCTGCCGCCGAGCACGCGCGCGGATCACCTCGACCAGCTCTTCCATCAGCTCGGAACCACGCGCGCGGATGGACGGACGGCTGGACTCGGCGACATTTCCTCGATGGCAGAGGACCTGCGGCGGCGTTCGCTCGCGGTATGGATCACCGATGGCTTCTTCGATCCCGAAGAAGGCCGCGACCTGCTCACCCAGCTCCGCCTGCGCGAGATGGACGTGCTCGTCTTCCACCTGATGCATCGCGAGGAAATGGAGCCGCAGTACGATGGCGAGGTGCTGCTGACCGACAGCGAGACCGGCGAGGAGATGATCGTGGATGGGGCACAGCTCCGCCGTGACTACGCGCCCCGTCTCGCCGCCTTCCTCCAGGAAATCGAGGGCCTCTGCACCGGCCTGGAGGCACACTACTGCCGCATCATCACCGACGAGCCGCTCGACGAAGCCCTTCACCGCTACCTCGCCCTGCGCGAGCAGCTCTGA
- a CDS encoding vWA domain-containing protein, whose translation MLPNLLLFTLGIAAIGAPVWVHLRLGRVKKRATVSSLRLMRATPQTSRSPRRFVDIPLLLLRALVLLLVALGFGRLLVPGMRSHNARAYAAIVVDVSGSMQAEAGGKVWDQAKAQVLASLEKLDASSRVAVILSPAGRSVPSWESPAQAATRVAALEPGYGANQLAPSVREGVRLLAEMPEDRPKVLHLVSDFQRSALAGLDEVKLPVGVGLEIAKLGATQGQNRGVTVEVVSAGATDLGIYSFNDGTGGKLVLDENGSSRELEITPGNSGVRLGHAGEKGEWVTRRLELQETDGIAADNVAHDVYQAQDYIPVWLWEPPSEAKHVYEQASYYISRALQPVSTEDGRAVSRYLPVALTESNISAAVGELGTAAAPRLLFVPATASPSAELAALVKGLVENGGSVVFFGGPALDADEYAAAFGEFLPVRVGKAESIALTPSLAEMNDGNLLWGPLESLSRRQLEKAPLRQRHAVELAADAAVLASYADGVAFVAERVIGSGRTEFVNTSANRAWGDWAASAPLFVPAMHLLAARSLGDAPFQPAHQPVAAGAPVTLKLGTALAGRTLKLGEATYTVGADGRATDVIFDKPGVVDLTLDDGTSAGKIAVNFPTTESVLESDPEPVVRQRLESLRQSGSGSTVRWEAEEQGGLAWRLCLLAAALLLVIEPVVANLRMKP comes from the coding sequence ATGTTGCCAAATCTCCTTCTCTTCACCCTCGGCATCGCGGCCATCGGCGCGCCGGTCTGGGTCCACCTGCGGCTGGGTCGCGTCAAGAAGCGCGCCACAGTGAGTTCGCTGCGGCTGATGCGTGCCACGCCGCAGACGTCGCGGTCGCCGCGCCGCTTTGTCGATATCCCGCTGCTGCTCTTGCGCGCGCTGGTGTTGCTGCTGGTGGCGCTCGGCTTCGGCCGCCTGCTGGTGCCGGGCATGCGCAGCCACAATGCCCGCGCGTATGCGGCCATTGTCGTCGATGTCTCCGGTAGCATGCAGGCCGAGGCCGGCGGCAAGGTCTGGGACCAGGCGAAGGCGCAGGTGCTAGCCTCGCTGGAAAAACTCGATGCGAGCTCGCGCGTCGCGGTGATCCTCTCGCCTGCCGGTCGCAGCGTGCCCTCGTGGGAATCTCCCGCGCAGGCCGCCACGCGTGTCGCGGCGTTGGAGCCGGGCTACGGGGCGAACCAGCTCGCACCATCGGTCCGCGAGGGCGTGCGCCTGCTTGCCGAGATGCCGGAGGACCGGCCGAAGGTGCTGCACCTGGTGAGCGACTTCCAGCGCAGCGCGCTAGCCGGGCTGGACGAGGTGAAGCTCCCGGTAGGCGTCGGCCTGGAGATCGCGAAGCTCGGTGCGACGCAGGGTCAAAACCGCGGCGTGACCGTGGAAGTCGTCTCCGCCGGTGCCACCGACCTCGGCATCTATTCATTCAATGACGGCACGGGTGGCAAGCTGGTGCTGGATGAAAACGGCAGCTCGCGCGAGCTGGAGATCACGCCCGGGAACAGCGGCGTGCGCCTCGGCCATGCGGGAGAGAAGGGCGAGTGGGTCACCCGGCGCCTGGAGCTGCAGGAGACCGACGGCATCGCCGCGGACAATGTCGCTCACGATGTCTATCAGGCGCAGGACTACATCCCGGTGTGGCTGTGGGAGCCGCCGAGCGAGGCGAAGCACGTATATGAGCAAGCGTCGTATTACATCAGCCGCGCGCTGCAACCGGTGTCCACGGAGGATGGCCGCGCGGTGTCCCGCTACCTTCCGGTCGCTCTAACAGAATCTAACATCTCGGCTGCCGTCGGCGAGCTCGGCACCGCGGCCGCCCCGCGCCTGCTCTTCGTGCCCGCCACGGCATCGCCGTCCGCGGAGCTGGCAGCGCTGGTGAAGGGACTGGTGGAGAATGGCGGCTCGGTCGTCTTCTTCGGCGGTCCGGCACTCGATGCGGACGAGTATGCCGCCGCGTTCGGGGAGTTCCTGCCGGTGCGCGTCGGCAAGGCGGAATCGATCGCGCTGACGCCATCGCTTGCCGAGATGAACGACGGCAACCTGCTGTGGGGCCCGCTGGAATCGCTCTCGCGCCGCCAGCTTGAAAAGGCCCCGCTGCGCCAGCGCCACGCGGTGGAACTCGCGGCGGACGCCGCTGTGCTGGCATCGTACGCGGATGGCGTGGCCTTCGTGGCGGAGCGCGTCATCGGCAGCGGCCGCACGGAATTCGTGAATACCTCCGCCAACCGTGCGTGGGGCGACTGGGCGGCGTCCGCGCCGCTCTTCGTGCCCGCGATGCACCTGCTCGCGGCGCGCTCGCTGGGAGATGCTCCTTTCCAGCCCGCCCACCAGCCGGTGGCCGCGGGTGCGCCGGTGACGCTGAAGCTCGGCACGGCGCTGGCCGGTCGCACGCTGAAGCTCGGCGAGGCGACCTACACGGTGGGTGCGGACGGTCGCGCGACCGATGTGATCTTTGACAAGCCCGGCGTGGTGGATCTGACGCTCGATGACGGGACATCCGCGGGGAAGATCGCGGTGAATTTCCCCACCACCGAGTCCGTGCTGGAAAGCGACCCCGAGCCGGTGGTGCGCCAGCGTCTCGAATCCCTCCGCCAGTCCGGCAGCGGCTCCACGGTCCGCTGGGAGGCGGAGGAGCAGGGTGGCCTCGCCTGGAGGCTCTGTCTTTTGGCAGCGGCACTGCTGCTCGTGATCGAACCCGTGGTGGCAAACCTGAGGATGAAACCATGA
- a CDS encoding DUF4175 domain-containing protein, giving the protein MTPELKQLIGKHRALHRSGSVRRWAVISLLAMALPFALVAWTDGIHALDASWRWAGLVVLVIAVLSALAGIGRALRTPDEREVAATLDEHSSLVKGHAISTSAQIDAPATDRVEEQALLARLHSEAGKLAAGAKVIHPAPRGWQVVGALCGVVLLGSLVAVHGTRPVVRVLQPWKELPYTTIGLTGPEKKPLAGEAFAVSGVVAGRIPASVELHGVDGPAITVAVSQDGSFRHNFENGVPAPVKLVARGAADGFSPELKIDLRSFPHAVEFAHRIVPPAYTGEGERIETQGSFTILRATKVGYVAVFDQPATSVRMVFDNDLEAIELTADPENPRSWKADLPLMRRTCGYHLEAAEAGGEPRLTGEPQQIVVYPDKPPVAEITSNNAEEIKTLKDSLKIKFDTSDDIGLADVRVTYTRVGDPKPTEIPIPLSAPLVRNQRGEWELPLSEIEAEPLDMVVIVVQARDANDVDGPGIGSSEPIIIEIPEDTGEEEDPSSGGGGGGGGGGPEQVNPLEIQQQLYRETLRLSLGRKSAPKEELFERQQENAKNLAEMLEDPQQEEMGEEYMGLLRTAKKSAEQAALFLRYSYPTRNGTPYDRALQSEGAVIDSLLKAARIAQEAGQQQQGGGGGGGEGAAPPGKQYSLTKSGSPQSRPLTEQEQREQIEQALAEIEQAMQEQEEINEELAENEGEGEGEGEGQEGESQGSGSPGSGQGGKPGQGQGGKGQGQGSPGQGGQGGGGLAGRQGQASQMSSAIRAQLEAMGKASNGADPGLAADQLRQAAEFQAQAAQAIAQGEGGAQTQGRASTDALRKAHELTKSLFGESASGAVEPRAQALEYQHLIQEYTRRLSYDD; this is encoded by the coding sequence ATGACCCCGGAACTGAAGCAGCTCATTGGAAAACATCGCGCGTTGCACCGCTCGGGATCGGTCCGGAGGTGGGCGGTCATCTCGTTGCTCGCGATGGCCCTGCCATTCGCGCTCGTCGCATGGACGGATGGCATTCACGCGCTGGATGCCTCGTGGCGCTGGGCGGGATTGGTCGTTCTCGTGATTGCGGTGCTGTCGGCGCTCGCCGGGATCGGTCGCGCGCTCCGCACTCCGGACGAGCGCGAGGTCGCGGCAACTCTGGACGAGCACTCATCCCTGGTGAAGGGCCATGCGATCTCCACGTCCGCGCAGATCGATGCCCCGGCGACGGATCGCGTGGAGGAGCAGGCGTTGCTCGCCCGACTTCACTCGGAGGCGGGCAAGCTCGCGGCGGGCGCGAAGGTCATCCACCCCGCGCCGCGCGGTTGGCAGGTCGTTGGTGCGCTTTGTGGCGTGGTGCTTTTGGGCTCGCTTGTTGCGGTGCACGGCACGCGGCCGGTGGTGCGCGTTCTCCAGCCGTGGAAGGAGCTGCCCTACACGACCATCGGGCTCACGGGGCCGGAGAAGAAGCCGCTGGCCGGAGAGGCCTTCGCCGTGAGCGGCGTGGTGGCCGGGCGCATCCCGGCGAGCGTGGAGCTGCATGGTGTGGATGGCCCGGCGATCACGGTTGCGGTTTCACAGGATGGCAGCTTCCGACATAACTTTGAGAATGGCGTGCCGGCCCCGGTGAAGCTGGTGGCGCGCGGCGCGGCGGACGGTTTCTCTCCGGAACTGAAGATCGACCTGCGCTCCTTTCCGCATGCGGTGGAATTCGCGCACCGCATCGTGCCGCCCGCCTACACGGGCGAGGGCGAGCGCATCGAGACGCAGGGGAGCTTCACGATCCTGCGCGCGACGAAGGTCGGCTACGTGGCCGTCTTCGATCAGCCCGCGACGTCGGTGCGCATGGTTTTCGACAACGATCTGGAAGCGATCGAACTCACCGCCGATCCGGAAAATCCGCGCTCGTGGAAGGCGGACCTACCGCTGATGCGCCGCACCTGCGGCTACCATCTGGAAGCCGCGGAGGCAGGCGGGGAACCGCGCCTGACGGGCGAGCCCCAGCAGATCGTCGTCTACCCGGACAAGCCGCCCGTCGCGGAGATCACGTCTAACAATGCAGAGGAAATCAAGACGCTGAAGGATTCGCTGAAGATCAAGTTCGACACCAGCGATGACATCGGCCTGGCGGACGTGCGCGTGACCTACACCCGCGTGGGCGACCCGAAGCCGACGGAGATCCCCATTCCGCTCAGTGCGCCCTTGGTGCGGAACCAGCGTGGCGAGTGGGAGCTGCCGCTTTCCGAGATCGAGGCCGAGCCGCTCGATATGGTCGTGATCGTCGTGCAGGCGCGCGATGCCAATGACGTGGACGGTCCCGGTATTGGCAGCTCCGAGCCGATCATCATCGAGATCCCGGAAGACACCGGGGAAGAGGAAGACCCGAGTTCCGGCGGCGGTGGTGGCGGCGGCGGTGGTGGCCCCGAGCAGGTGAATCCACTGGAGATCCAGCAGCAGCTCTATCGCGAGACCCTGCGTCTTTCGCTGGGTCGTAAGTCCGCGCCGAAGGAGGAACTCTTCGAGCGGCAGCAGGAGAATGCGAAGAACCTCGCCGAGATGCTGGAGGATCCGCAGCAAGAAGAGATGGGCGAGGAATACATGGGTCTGCTGAGAACCGCGAAGAAATCCGCGGAGCAGGCCGCCTTGTTCCTGCGCTATTCCTATCCCACGCGGAACGGCACCCCGTACGACCGGGCGCTCCAGTCTGAAGGTGCGGTGATCGACTCCCTGCTGAAAGCCGCGCGCATCGCGCAGGAGGCGGGGCAACAGCAGCAGGGCGGCGGTGGTGGCGGCGGCGAAGGTGCCGCGCCTCCGGGCAAGCAGTATTCGCTCACGAAGTCCGGTTCCCCGCAGTCCCGTCCGCTGACCGAGCAGGAGCAGCGCGAACAGATCGAGCAGGCGCTTGCCGAGATCGAGCAGGCGATGCAGGAGCAAGAAGAGATCAATGAAGAGCTCGCCGAAAATGAAGGCGAGGGTGAAGGAGAAGGCGAGGGCCAGGAGGGCGAATCGCAGGGCAGCGGTTCTCCGGGCAGTGGCCAAGGCGGCAAGCCGGGCCAAGGGCAAGGTGGCAAGGGCCAAGGGCAGGGAAGCCCGGGCCAAGGTGGCCAGGGCGGCGGTGGACTCGCCGGTCGCCAGGGCCAGGCCAGCCAGATGTCCTCCGCCATCCGGGCGCAGCTCGAAGCGATGGGCAAGGCCTCGAACGGTGCCGATCCCGGCCTGGCCGCGGATCAATTGAGGCAGGCCGCCGAATTCCAGGCGCAGGCCGCACAGGCGATCGCGCAGGGGGAGGGCGGCGCGCAGACGCAGGGCCGGGCCTCCACCGACGCGCTGCGCAAGGCGCATGAGTTGACCAAGTCCCTCTTCGGCGAATCGGCCAGTGGTGCCGTCGAGCCAAGGGCGCAGGCGTTGGAATACCAGCACCTGATCCAGGAATACACGCGAAGGCTTTCGTATGATGATTGA
- a CDS encoding glutamine amidotransferase translates to MSGSLTYLMPGWWPWAAAFFGATAIVAGWLFIRGEHPHLSRGLRARLWLLRVVAGALLLACLLDWRAEDTRRTAEKPLLRVVVDRSQSMAAKDAEGGKSRFDAARDILTSQIEPAWSGGAKLETGFAGERYTQGDVATATPDAPRSSLGGALREALENRSQQALGGVILLSDGSASDAAELHATARLYQDARVPVFPWVLGTQDQPDDLRITSASLRQPSPSQTALHLELGIESPGYAGKEAELTVRFGEQVLHRQQVKLAGKAQPLAIDFLSPYRGLQFYQVALSPMEREATVSNNSTRVACDVRREPIRVLYMEGSMPTETAYLREAIEADPEMEITCLHFPGDASVEALAQQALALRGKDMRIFQDSKGRPVPSVCHPTRGYPVKMEELLKYDVVIDSDIIKEAFSPEQMAQTVAFVEEFGGGFVMVGGQTSFGAGGYEKTVIDLLMPIEIANNSDPFWQQFQVSVSDAGYEHPMMRVGKTLAETKEAWTSLFPGFGGANYATRAKPGAHVLARIDLPGSQYDDLLLFAVQQIGRGRTMAFMSDTTSGWGSAFETQWPTHGDAHYYRKFWNNTVRWLAADRIARKGGQASIEVPSAMVMPGDAVEIRLAALSTADLPGLELRVREGDSEPQLLPMQWNGATRHWQGGYVPRIAGDVTIEARYKNAEGTPVTTLAGFHVQATGDEAVAVAARPDLMADLARETGGRILDEKSAGQVLGELSSRSVDVTWKRAVPVWDRWWILLPLLLAITAEWLLRRRREPAREPRLAPARG, encoded by the coding sequence GTGTCCGGCTCCCTGACGTATCTGATGCCCGGCTGGTGGCCGTGGGCGGCGGCATTCTTCGGCGCTACCGCCATTGTCGCCGGATGGCTTTTCATCCGCGGCGAGCACCCGCACCTGTCGCGCGGGCTGCGTGCGAGGCTGTGGCTGCTGCGCGTGGTCGCCGGTGCGCTGCTGCTCGCCTGCCTGCTCGACTGGCGGGCGGAGGACACGCGGCGCACGGCGGAGAAGCCGCTGCTGCGCGTGGTGGTGGATCGCTCGCAGAGCATGGCGGCGAAGGATGCGGAGGGCGGCAAGTCGCGCTTCGATGCCGCGCGCGATATCCTCACCAGCCAGATCGAGCCCGCATGGAGCGGCGGCGCGAAGCTCGAGACGGGCTTCGCGGGTGAACGATACACGCAGGGCGATGTGGCAACGGCCACGCCGGATGCGCCGCGCAGTTCGCTCGGTGGTGCCTTGCGCGAGGCGCTGGAGAATCGCAGCCAGCAGGCGCTCGGCGGCGTGATCCTCTTGTCGGATGGCTCGGCGAGCGATGCTGCCGAGCTGCATGCCACGGCGCGGCTCTACCAGGACGCGCGCGTGCCCGTCTTCCCCTGGGTGCTGGGCACGCAGGACCAGCCGGATGACCTGCGGATCACCTCCGCCAGCCTGCGCCAGCCGAGCCCGTCGCAGACCGCGCTCCATCTGGAGCTGGGCATCGAGAGCCCGGGCTACGCGGGGAAGGAGGCGGAGCTCACCGTGCGCTTCGGCGAGCAGGTGCTACACCGCCAGCAGGTGAAGCTGGCGGGCAAGGCCCAGCCGCTCGCCATTGACTTCCTTTCGCCCTACCGCGGCCTGCAATTCTACCAGGTGGCGCTTTCCCCGATGGAGCGTGAGGCGACCGTCTCGAACAACTCCACGCGCGTCGCGTGCGACGTGCGGCGCGAGCCCATCCGCGTGCTCTACATGGAGGGCTCCATGCCCACCGAGACGGCCTACCTGCGCGAGGCGATCGAGGCGGATCCGGAGATGGAGATCACCTGCCTGCACTTCCCCGGCGATGCCTCCGTGGAGGCGCTGGCCCAGCAGGCGCTCGCGCTGCGGGGAAAGGACATGCGCATCTTCCAGGACTCGAAGGGTCGGCCCGTGCCCAGCGTGTGCCACCCCACGCGCGGCTATCCGGTGAAGATGGAGGAGCTGCTGAAGTACGACGTGGTCATCGACAGCGACATCATCAAGGAAGCCTTCTCGCCCGAGCAGATGGCGCAGACCGTCGCCTTCGTCGAGGAATTCGGCGGGGGCTTCGTCATGGTCGGCGGGCAGACGTCCTTCGGCGCGGGCGGATATGAGAAGACGGTCATCGACCTCCTCATGCCCATCGAGATCGCGAACAACAGCGACCCCTTCTGGCAGCAGTTCCAGGTGAGCGTTTCGGACGCCGGCTACGAGCATCCGATGATGCGCGTGGGCAAGACTCTCGCGGAGACGAAGGAGGCGTGGACGAGCCTTTTCCCGGGCTTCGGCGGCGCGAACTACGCCACGCGGGCAAAGCCGGGTGCGCACGTGCTCGCACGCATCGACCTGCCGGGCAGCCAGTATGATGACCTGCTGCTCTTCGCCGTGCAGCAGATCGGGCGCGGCCGCACCATGGCCTTCATGTCGGACACCACCAGCGGCTGGGGCTCGGCCTTCGAGACGCAGTGGCCGACCCACGGGGACGCGCATTATTACCGGAAATTCTGGAACAATACCGTGCGCTGGCTGGCCGCGGACCGCATCGCGCGGAAGGGTGGACAGGCCTCCATCGAGGTGCCCTCCGCCATGGTCATGCCGGGCGATGCCGTGGAGATCCGCCTCGCGGCACTGTCCACCGCGGACCTGCCGGGCTTGGAGTTGCGCGTGCGCGAAGGCGACAGCGAGCCGCAATTGCTGCCCATGCAGTGGAACGGCGCGACGCGTCACTGGCAGGGCGGCTACGTCCCGCGCATCGCCGGCGACGTGACCATCGAGGCCCGCTACAAGAATGCCGAGGGCACGCCGGTCACGACACTGGCGGGATTCCACGTGCAGGCCACCGGCGATGAAGCCGTCGCCGTCGCCGCGCGCCCGGACCTGATGGCGGACCTCGCCCGCGAAACCGGTGGCCGCATCCTCGATGAAAAGAGCGCCGGGCAGGTGCTCGGCGAGCTTTCCTCACGCTCCGTGGACGTCACGTGGAAGCGCGCCGTACCCGTGTGGGACCGCTGGTGGATCCTCCTCCCGCTGCTCCTCGCCATCACCGCCGAGTGGCTGCTCCGCCGCCGCCGCGAGCCCGCCCGTGAACCCCGCCTCGCCCCGGCACGCGGGTAG
- a CDS encoding HU family DNA-binding protein, whose translation MAKKLTPIKERYSKTQILDQIAAETGLARKQVASVLDGLGTIIAGHLDKRGVGEFVLPGLLKINTVKKPAVKARKGINPFTKEEVTFKAKPASTAVKVRPLKALKDMAL comes from the coding sequence ATGGCAAAGAAGCTTACTCCGATCAAAGAACGCTACTCGAAGACCCAGATCCTCGATCAGATCGCCGCTGAGACCGGCCTCGCCCGCAAGCAGGTCGCCTCCGTCCTCGATGGCCTCGGCACGATCATCGCCGGTCACCTGGACAAGCGTGGCGTGGGCGAATTCGTCCTCCCGGGGTTGCTGAAGATCAACACCGTCAAGAAGCCCGCCGTGAAGGCACGCAAGGGCATCAACCCCTTCACCAAGGAAGAAGTCACCTTCAAGGCAAAGCCTGCCTCGACCGCCGTCAAGGTGCGCCCGCTGAAGGCGCTCAAGGACATGGCACTCTGA